CCGAAAGTGTTGGGAAAAATTCAGCCTTGGCGCTTTGCCTGGCGTATTCGGCGCCTTTCTCGTTTTCCGTCGATTCGCCAAGCGCCGGGTTGTTTTCGATGGCCATTTGAATCGCCCGGGACAGGCTGAGTGCGGGCTCCTCGGCGCGGGCGGCCGTGGAAACGGCCCCGACAACGAGAAGTCCGATAACGATGAAGATAAAAAGACGGTCTGTTTTCATACGTTTTTCCTTTTACCCGCCGTAAATTGCATGAATTCGCGATTGACGACAATTTTTCTATCCGGTCAATGGCTTGCCGGTATCAGGAGCTCCGCCGGTCGCACCGTTTTGCGGTTTTTCCGTTTACGGGGCTGCAAAACCTTCCAGTACAGCACCGGCATCACCAGAAGGGTCAGGGCCATGCCGAAAACCAGACCCACGGCCAGCACCGCGCCCAGCGGCCCCCAGAGCGGCGAGCCGCTGATTATCATGGGCACGACCCCCATGGCGGCGGCCATGGCCGTGAGAAAAACCGGGCGCATGCGCCGTTTGCCGGCATCCATGGCCACGGAGCGTAAATCCCGCGATTCGTCAGCAGCAGCCAGTTTGTCCGCGTATTCCACCAGGATGATGCCGTTTCTGACCACCAGTCCGGAAAGACTGATCACGCCCAGGAATCCGGTGAAGCTGAAGGGATAGCCGGTGATATAGAGCCCCATGAAGCCGCCGAACCAGCTCATGGGAATGCCGGCCATGATGATCAGTGCCTTGCGGATGCCCTTGAACTGGAAGAGCAGCACCATGAAGATCAACACCAGGCTGGTCAGAAGCGAAAGCGACTGTTGGCCCATGACCGTCTTCTGGTCTTCCAGCTCCCCGCCATAACTGATGGTCACTCCCTTGGGAAGTTCCATGGCGGCGATCTTGGGCATTATTTCGGCCAGGATGTCGTTGGGCATACGTCCCAACTGGGCCTCGCTGCGCACGGTCATTGTTCGCACGCCGTTTCGACGGCGAATCTTGCCCATCTGCCATTCGGGCGTAAGGGTTGCCAATTGGCGCAACGGCACCTTGGCCCCGGTGACCGGGGAGATCAGGTAGGTGTTGTCGACATCGTCGAACGTGCCGCGAAGTTGCTTGTCCAGACGCAGGAGAATCTTCACGGGATTGTCGCCCTCCCACAGGGTGGAGACCTGCCATCCCTTGAAACCGCCGCCCAGTATCCGGGCGATGTCCCGGTTGGAAAAGCCGAGGCGGTTGGCCACCTCGTCATTAACCTTGACCCGCAGGCCGTAATAGTCCTGCTGAAAGGTGGTGCGGACGAAGTTGGTGCCCTCGGTATTTTTGAGCAGCGTGGTAATATCCGCGCCGATGTGCCGGATGGCGTCCAGATCGTCGCCCGTGACACGGATTTCTATGGGGGCGTCCACGGGCGGTCCCTGCGAGAGCTGTTTGATCAGGATCTCGCCGTTGGGGAGAAAATGGTGCAAGCCCGGGATCATTTCCTTGACCAGATCTTCGGTATCCCGGGCCGAACCGCTGTTGATCAGGATCTGGGCATAGTTGATATCCGAAAACTGGGGTGAGTAGGTCATGTAGAACCGGGGCGATGCCGTTCCGATAAAACTGGTGACATCGACAATGCGATCGTCCTTGGCAAGAAGTGCCTCGATTTTCTTGACCGCCCGGTCCGTGGCTTCGAGCTTGGTGCCCTTGTCCATGTAGATTTCCAGACAAAACTGGTCGCGCTCCGTGTTGGGAAACATTCTCACGGGAATATTCCCGGCTACCAGCACGGTGCCGATAAACGAAAGGACGCCCAGAAGAATGGTGAGAATCGGCCGCTTGAAGGCCCCGGTCAGGATGACATCATATCCTTTTTGCACCAGATCGAGAAGGGAAGGGCGTTTTTTGCTTTCCTGCTTGGAATGCAGGCCGGTCTTGATGAATACGTGGCAGAGGAGCGGAATGAGAAAAAGCGCTACCACCATGGATACCAAAAGGGCCAC
This window of the uncultured Desulfosarcina sp. genome carries:
- a CDS encoding efflux RND transporter permease subunit, producing MKFFEAALKHRQITLLLTLIFVLAGIHSLLHMPRREDPKMTIRQGLVIMLYPGATALEMEEQVTKKVENLLFRYEEVKKDETESTTKDGEMIIQVELQEWLTNKDKFWSKARHDLIELKSELPPGVIGPIINSDFGDTVAILIAVSSSRHSYIQLKDFVEIIEDELRPLPEVSKIKRYGMQDEQIYVTTDSGELAQYGVTQEQVAGALQSMNTITYAGEIKSDTAKMPIHISHLYNSVDQIRNQIVDISPKDHIVRLKDVARVKRRFAEPDSFIRLNGQKTLIISVEMQNGFNIVEFGRKVDQRLEIAKQRIPTDVTVQKTIDQPKVVDRNINHFMKEFGIAIAAVILVTIFLLPLRVAVVAALTIPVTIMITFGFLDYFHINLQQMTLAGLIVVLGMVVDNAIVIVDDYVERLDQGSSTWNAAVRSVTDLFVPVFSATLAIICAFMPLNLILTGNSQEFLRTLPIAVLVALLVSMVVALFLIPLLCHVFIKTGLHSKQESKKRPSLLDLVQKGYDVILTGAFKRPILTILLGVLSFIGTVLVAGNIPVRMFPNTERDQFCLEIYMDKGTKLEATDRAVKKIEALLAKDDRIVDVTSFIGTASPRFYMTYSPQFSDINYAQILINSGSARDTEDLVKEMIPGLHHFLPNGEILIKQLSQGPPVDAPIEIRVTGDDLDAIRHIGADITTLLKNTEGTNFVRTTFQQDYYGLRVKVNDEVANRLGFSNRDIARILGGGFKGWQVSTLWEGDNPVKILLRLDKQLRGTFDDVDNTYLISPVTGAKVPLRQLATLTPEWQMGKIRRRNGVRTMTVRSEAQLGRMPNDILAEIMPKIAAMELPKGVTISYGGELEDQKTVMGQQSLSLLTSLVLIFMVLLFQFKGIRKALIIMAGIPMSWFGGFMGLYITGYPFSFTGFLGVISLSGLVVRNGIILVEYADKLAAADESRDLRSVAMDAGKRRMRPVFLTAMAAAMGVVPMIISGSPLWGPLGAVLAVGLVFGMALTLLVMPVLYWKVLQPRKRKNRKTVRPAELLIPASH